One genomic region from Esox lucius isolate fEsoLuc1 chromosome 24, fEsoLuc1.pri, whole genome shotgun sequence encodes:
- the nhsl2 gene encoding NHS-like protein 2 isoform X6: protein MSPFGNARGQANTNLDAESKRSAATAAAHFRSPWQQSVNVFGSWSRPDCVQELHQEAQLNLQTLLQDFEEQLYDTKVTGQTFRHPTSSSLSSDDTSTAQSRSPVSPNKRPELIFLPASKGHVSSEGETSSLSIRGTDQSPSLSPCGSDRPLVGWSSTSLGPPVAEKPRWHLGRYTPANLLPLDVTGEGKHLGLDLLQGSYYTGPPSPTLGSGGGGQPRSLEPMTNTPVQHLPLRKTHSDLDPSLSLPQSPKTPPPIQGVMDHSASLFCSNSPSQSWNGPKGSTFSPGTWNDAYNYTLAPGPVGKGPATMPKGLGKVGTVGGQGGVLMCHSQTGSGLSSGSQSNSSSFTSISEPSGHRHVGTIGMMMGRRSETEGASASPPGERRGAEGGTAAGERRERSARSIAAANAFKFRERSLSTPTDSGSLGSTDNGGGGPHGAAGVPGAGNGMHGKDGGALTEMHRRDYPRGEGCDRGESYALLYPSGSSEDGSASADNVSVTDASFPADGRLRLRSRSISLKKSKRKPPPPVRSVSLMKNLGDAEGRMCGYDVRHYRDGRPKSLHIPREHLQDFQPDFLLPSSVSKPDLEEPELGHSMLDGPPSLEVQEPDSTELSFPAHWQLGDWKASDPYRSLSGSSTATGTTVIECMKVQGSSESLLDSPSTSRATSPSLLSVEAESTKALSPFKPPGVMSPSSGYSSQSETLTPITPSNQGVGTLTGPASTMGCKMRPKIPERKSSLPASPRDPAARSRLSFEMPVNAHLDLSSIKPKQKAGRRHSDTSTAAKPGKLSPSSQSALPVVTTNELRNIRLRSVSRTDLEDCPDGASDDIIEEEQGRDLSPTPVTHGGMPGPLVAPKPKPPVAMKPPLPKRPLNLLLKSPSSSPVASDSPPASPVDYPRPMPNPSIYMVIGRKPKLKKALPHTPTSPCGALDQPPTFPLHHPQALYEHPSFSHIQSLYDLPPLPLPQPLLEDPTMEPEFNPVLELGPEDGGSLPSPCSNPEVVDTQDKSKTLPSRMTISCLAELDRKKTKVPPPVPKKPNVLLLPSNSTAVHSNGTTDRMGTTTDSPATLHSPVSAFPTQELPGKEDHQENHLGTGTDEDSSLESSLQSSLQDSSLTDLEGRLVITETGDEVMFESVAGNLDVGGKTELHITEETDYDVGEHTPTTHTTEDLFTKIHRSKRKVLGRKEPGDSFGSRQSLISPVKHSTSGGDLRTMTLGSTPRSSSRNDNFMALLQKKGNKSSTGGARVSAMELLKSTNPLARRVTEFYTSTEGGGDATAWNEGNN from the exons CCAACACCAACTTGGACGCCGAGTCGAAGCGTAGCGCGGCGACGGCGGCGGCCCACTTCCGGTCTCCATGGCAACAGAGCGTGAATGTGTTCGGCTCGTGGAGCAGGCCGGACTGTGTCCAGGAGCTGCACCAGGAGGCTCAGCTTAACCTGCAGACTCTGCTGCAAG ACTTTGAAGAGCAGCTGTACGACACCAAAGTAACTGGCCAGACATTCCGCCACCCAACGTCATCCTCCCTGAGTTCTGATGACACCTCCACCGCTCAGAGTcgctctcctgtctcccccaaCAAGAGACCGGAGTTAATCTTCCTG CCGGCATCTAAGGGACATGTTAGTTCCGAGGGCGAGACGTCCTCGCTGAGCATCAGAGGCACAGaccagtctccctctctgtccccgtGTGGGTCAGATCGCCCTCTAGTAGGCTGGAGCAGTACCTCCTTGGGCCCCCCTGTGGCTGAGAAACCCCGCTGGCATCTGGGGCGATATACCCCTGCTAATCTGCTGCCCCTCGACGTCACAG GTGAAGGTAAACACCTGGGGTTAGACCTACTGCAGGGCTCCTATTACACCGGCCCCCCCTCTCCGACCCTGGGATCTGGTGGAGGAGGCCAGCCGCGGTCTCTGGAGCCTATGACAAACACCCCTGTCCAGCATCTTCCACTGAGGAAGACCCATAGTGACCTGGACCCCAGCCTTAGCCTTCCGCAGTCCCCAAAGACCCCTCCTCCAATCCAGGGTGTCATGGACCATTCTGCCTCCCTCTTCTGCTCCAACTCCCCTTCCCAGTCCTGGAATGGCCCAAAGGGCTCCACGTTTTCCCCAGGAACGTGGAACGACGCGTATAATTATACCCTAGCCCCTGGTCCAGTAGGGAAGGGCCCAGCGACCATGCCCAAGGGGTTAGGTAAGGTGGGTACAGTCGGGGGGCAGGGCGGGGTGTTGATGTGCCACTCTCAGACCGGTTCAGGACTGTCTTCGGGTTCACAGTCAAACTCCAGCTCGTTCACGTCCATATCAGAACCTTCCGGACATAGGCACGTCGGCACCATCGGGATGATGATGGGGAGGCGGAGTGAGACCGAAGGAGCGTCTGCGAGCCCCCCAGGGGAAcggaggggagcagagggagggacggcggcaggagagaggagggagaggtcGGCGCGCTCCATTGCTGCTGCGAACGCATTCAAGTTCCGCGAGCGCTCTCTCTCCACGCCGACGGATTCTGGATCATTGGGCTCCACGGATAATGGCGGCGGCGGGCCACACGGTGCTGCAGGTGTACCGGGTGCCGGTAACGGGATGCACGGGAAGGACGGTGGGGCTTTGACAGAGATGCACCGACGCGATTACCCCCGCGGTGAAGGGTGTGACCGGGGCGAGAGCTACGCCCTCCTTTACCCAAGTGGGAGCTCCGAGGACGGCAGCGCCAGTGCCGACAACGTCTCCGTGACGGACGCCAGCTTTCCGGCCGACGGTCGCCTGCGGCTACGCTCTCGTTCCATCTCACTGAAGAAGTCCAAGCGTAAACCCCCGCCGCCCGTCCGCAGCGTCTCGCTCATGAAGAATCTAGGGGACGCCGAAGGGCGAATGTGCGGTTACGACGTAAGACACTACCGGGACGGACGCCCCAAATCCCTCCACATCCCCCGGGAACACCTCCAGGACTTCCAACCAGacttcctccttccctcttcgGTCTCCAAGCCTGATCTGGAGGAGCCCGAGCTGGGTCACAGCATGTTGGACGGGCCCCCTAGCCTGGAGGTCCAGGAACCAGATAGCACAGAGCTGTCTTTCCCAGCCCACTGGCAGCTGGGCGATTGGAAAGCTTCTGACCCCTATAGGTCTCTATCTGGGTCCAGTACCGCCACAGGGACTACAGTGATTGAATGTATGAAG GTGCAAGGCAGCTCAGAGTCTCTCCTCGACTCCCCTTCTACGTCCAGAGCAACGTCTCCCTCCCTGCTCTCAGTTGAGGCTGAATCGACCAAAGCGTTGTCCCCCTTCAAACCGCCAGGAGTCATGTCCCCCTCCAGCGGCTACTCCAGCCAATCAGAGACTCTGACACCCATCACCCCCTCCAATCAGGGGGTGGGAACATTGACCGGGCCCGCCTCCACGATGGGTTGCAAGATGCGCCCTAAAATCCCTGAGAGGAAGTCTTCGCTGCCAGCGTCACCACGAGACCCAGCAGCCAGGTCAAGGCTGTCTTTCGAGATGCCAGTTAACGCTCACCTGGACCTGTCCTCTATCAAACCCAAGCAAAAGGCAGGCCGGCGCCATTCTGACACATCAACCGCCGCAAAGCCCGGGAAACTGAGTCCCAGCAGCCAATCCGCTCTTCCCGTTGTGACCACAAATGAGCTCCGGAACATCCGCCTGCGCTCCGTCTCTCGCACTGATTTGGAGGACTGCCCAGATGGAGCCTCCGATGACATCATTGAGGAGGAGCAGGGTCGTGACCTTTCCCCCACGCCCGTCACCCACGGCGGCATGCCAGGCCCCCTGGTTGCTCCCAAACCCAAACCTCCGGTTGCGATGAAGCCCCCATTACCCAAACGCCCACTCAACCTCCTCCTTAAatccccttcctcctcccctgTTGCCTCTGACTCCCCCCCTGCCTCCCCTGTCGATTACCCCCGGCCAATGCCTAACCCAAGCATTTACATGGTGATCGGTAGGAAGCCCAAGCTGAAAAAAGccctcccccacacccccaccagCCCCTGTGGAGCCCTGGACCAACCCCCTACcttccccctccaccacccccagGCTCTGTACGAACACCCCTCATTCAGCCACATCCAGTCCCTGTATGATCTCCCACCCCTACCTCTGCCCCAACCCCTCCTGGAAGACCCCACCATGGAGCCGGAGTTCAACCCAGTCTTGGAGCTCGGGCCTGAGGATGGAGGATCACTGCCCTCTCCCTGCAGCAACCCAGAGGTGGTGGACACTCAGGATAAGAGCAAGACCCTGCCCAGTAGGATGACCATATCCTGTCTGGCCGAACTGGACCGGAAGAAAACCAAG GTTCCTCCGCCGGTTCCCAAGAAACCCAACGTCCTGCTCCTTCCTTCCAATTCTACGGCTGTCCACTCGAACGGCACCACCGACAGAATGGGAACAACGACAGACAGCCCAGCCACTCTCCATTCTCCCGTCAGTGCATTCCCAACCCAGGAGCTTCCCGGGAAAGAAGACCACCAGGAAAACCACCTGGGAACGGGCACAGACGAGGACAGCTCCTTGGAGTCTTCGTTACAGTCCTCGCTTCAGGATTCGTCCCTTACAGACTTGGAGGGAAGGCTCGTCATCACAGAGACGG GGGATGAAGTGATGTTTGAGAGTGTTGCCGGCAATCTTGATGTTGGGGGCAAGACAGAACTCCACATCACAGAGGAAACGGATTACGATGTTGGGGAACACACACCTACCACGCACACGACAGAGGATCTGTTCACCAAAATACACAG GTCGAAGAGGAAAGTCCTGGGCCGCAAGGAACCTGGGGACTCGTTTGGCAGCCGCCAGAGCCTCATCTCCCCGGTGAAGCATAGCACCAGTGGTGGTGATCTCCGAACCATGACCCTGGGCTCAACCCCGCGCTCCAGCTCGCGGAACGACAACTTCATGGCCCTGCTTCAGAAGAAGGGCAACAAGTCCAGCACGGGTGGGGCCCGTGTTTCGGCCATGGAACTCCTGAAGAGCACAAACCCCCTTGCACGACGCGTCACAGAATTCTATACGTCCACAGAGGGTGGCGGGGACGCGACCGCGTGGAATGAAGGAAACAACTAG
- the nhsl2 gene encoding NHS-like protein 2 isoform X2, protein MRWTRRRSPGQRREVVEEEKDSDTSFTMPFFSRANTNLDAESKRSAATAAAHFRSPWQQSVNVFGSWSRPDCVQELHQEAQLNLQTLLQDFEEQLYDTKVTGQTFRHPTSSSLSSDDTSTAQSRSPVSPNKRPELIFLPASKGHVSSEGETSSLSIRGTDQSPSLSPCGSDRPLVGWSSTSLGPPVAEKPRWHLGRYTPANLLPLDVTGEGKHLGLDLLQGSYYTGPPSPTLGSGGGGQPRSLEPMTNTPVQHLPLRKTHSDLDPSLSLPQSPKTPPPIQGVMDHSASLFCSNSPSQSWNGPKGSTFSPGTWNDAYNYTLAPGPVGKGPATMPKGLGKVGTVGGQGGVLMCHSQTGSGLSSGSQSNSSSFTSISEPSGHRHVGTIGMMMGRRSETEGASASPPGERRGAEGGTAAGERRERSARSIAAANAFKFRERSLSTPTDSGSLGSTDNGGGGPHGAAGVPGAGNGMHGKDGGALTEMHRRDYPRGEGCDRGESYALLYPSGSSEDGSASADNVSVTDASFPADGRLRLRSRSISLKKSKRKPPPPVRSVSLMKNLGDAEGRMCGYDVRHYRDGRPKSLHIPREHLQDFQPDFLLPSSVSKPDLEEPELGHSMLDGPPSLEVQEPDSTELSFPAHWQLGDWKASDPYRSLSGSSTATGTTVIECMKVQGSSESLLDSPSTSRATSPSLLSVEAESTKALSPFKPPGVMSPSSGYSSQSETLTPITPSNQGVGTLTGPASTMGCKMRPKIPERKSSLPASPRDPAARSRLSFEMPVNAHLDLSSIKPKQKAGRRHSDTSTAAKPGKLSPSSQSALPVVTTNELRNIRLRSVSRTDLEDCPDGASDDIIEEEQGRDLSPTPVTHGGMPGPLVAPKPKPPVAMKPPLPKRPLNLLLKSPSSSPVASDSPPASPVDYPRPMPNPSIYMVIGRKPKLKKALPHTPTSPCGALDQPPTFPLHHPQALYEHPSFSHIQSLYDLPPLPLPQPLLEDPTMEPEFNPVLELGPEDGGSLPSPCSNPEVVDTQDKSKTLPSRMTISCLAELDRKKTKVPPPVPKKPNVLLLPSNSTAVHSNGTTDRMGTTTDSPATLHSPVSAFPTQELPGKEDHQENHLGTGTDEDSSLESSLQSSLQDSSLTDLEGRLVITETGDEVMFESVAGNLDVGGKTELHITEETDYDVGEHTPTTHTTEDLFTKIHRSKRKVLGRKEPGDSFGSRQSLISPVKHSTSGGDLRTMTLGSTPRSSSRNDNFMALLQKKGNKSSTGGARVSAMELLKSTNPLARRVTEFYTSTEGGGDATAWNEGNN, encoded by the exons CCAACACCAACTTGGACGCCGAGTCGAAGCGTAGCGCGGCGACGGCGGCGGCCCACTTCCGGTCTCCATGGCAACAGAGCGTGAATGTGTTCGGCTCGTGGAGCAGGCCGGACTGTGTCCAGGAGCTGCACCAGGAGGCTCAGCTTAACCTGCAGACTCTGCTGCAAG ACTTTGAAGAGCAGCTGTACGACACCAAAGTAACTGGCCAGACATTCCGCCACCCAACGTCATCCTCCCTGAGTTCTGATGACACCTCCACCGCTCAGAGTcgctctcctgtctcccccaaCAAGAGACCGGAGTTAATCTTCCTG CCGGCATCTAAGGGACATGTTAGTTCCGAGGGCGAGACGTCCTCGCTGAGCATCAGAGGCACAGaccagtctccctctctgtccccgtGTGGGTCAGATCGCCCTCTAGTAGGCTGGAGCAGTACCTCCTTGGGCCCCCCTGTGGCTGAGAAACCCCGCTGGCATCTGGGGCGATATACCCCTGCTAATCTGCTGCCCCTCGACGTCACAG GTGAAGGTAAACACCTGGGGTTAGACCTACTGCAGGGCTCCTATTACACCGGCCCCCCCTCTCCGACCCTGGGATCTGGTGGAGGAGGCCAGCCGCGGTCTCTGGAGCCTATGACAAACACCCCTGTCCAGCATCTTCCACTGAGGAAGACCCATAGTGACCTGGACCCCAGCCTTAGCCTTCCGCAGTCCCCAAAGACCCCTCCTCCAATCCAGGGTGTCATGGACCATTCTGCCTCCCTCTTCTGCTCCAACTCCCCTTCCCAGTCCTGGAATGGCCCAAAGGGCTCCACGTTTTCCCCAGGAACGTGGAACGACGCGTATAATTATACCCTAGCCCCTGGTCCAGTAGGGAAGGGCCCAGCGACCATGCCCAAGGGGTTAGGTAAGGTGGGTACAGTCGGGGGGCAGGGCGGGGTGTTGATGTGCCACTCTCAGACCGGTTCAGGACTGTCTTCGGGTTCACAGTCAAACTCCAGCTCGTTCACGTCCATATCAGAACCTTCCGGACATAGGCACGTCGGCACCATCGGGATGATGATGGGGAGGCGGAGTGAGACCGAAGGAGCGTCTGCGAGCCCCCCAGGGGAAcggaggggagcagagggagggacggcggcaggagagaggagggagaggtcGGCGCGCTCCATTGCTGCTGCGAACGCATTCAAGTTCCGCGAGCGCTCTCTCTCCACGCCGACGGATTCTGGATCATTGGGCTCCACGGATAATGGCGGCGGCGGGCCACACGGTGCTGCAGGTGTACCGGGTGCCGGTAACGGGATGCACGGGAAGGACGGTGGGGCTTTGACAGAGATGCACCGACGCGATTACCCCCGCGGTGAAGGGTGTGACCGGGGCGAGAGCTACGCCCTCCTTTACCCAAGTGGGAGCTCCGAGGACGGCAGCGCCAGTGCCGACAACGTCTCCGTGACGGACGCCAGCTTTCCGGCCGACGGTCGCCTGCGGCTACGCTCTCGTTCCATCTCACTGAAGAAGTCCAAGCGTAAACCCCCGCCGCCCGTCCGCAGCGTCTCGCTCATGAAGAATCTAGGGGACGCCGAAGGGCGAATGTGCGGTTACGACGTAAGACACTACCGGGACGGACGCCCCAAATCCCTCCACATCCCCCGGGAACACCTCCAGGACTTCCAACCAGacttcctccttccctcttcgGTCTCCAAGCCTGATCTGGAGGAGCCCGAGCTGGGTCACAGCATGTTGGACGGGCCCCCTAGCCTGGAGGTCCAGGAACCAGATAGCACAGAGCTGTCTTTCCCAGCCCACTGGCAGCTGGGCGATTGGAAAGCTTCTGACCCCTATAGGTCTCTATCTGGGTCCAGTACCGCCACAGGGACTACAGTGATTGAATGTATGAAG GTGCAAGGCAGCTCAGAGTCTCTCCTCGACTCCCCTTCTACGTCCAGAGCAACGTCTCCCTCCCTGCTCTCAGTTGAGGCTGAATCGACCAAAGCGTTGTCCCCCTTCAAACCGCCAGGAGTCATGTCCCCCTCCAGCGGCTACTCCAGCCAATCAGAGACTCTGACACCCATCACCCCCTCCAATCAGGGGGTGGGAACATTGACCGGGCCCGCCTCCACGATGGGTTGCAAGATGCGCCCTAAAATCCCTGAGAGGAAGTCTTCGCTGCCAGCGTCACCACGAGACCCAGCAGCCAGGTCAAGGCTGTCTTTCGAGATGCCAGTTAACGCTCACCTGGACCTGTCCTCTATCAAACCCAAGCAAAAGGCAGGCCGGCGCCATTCTGACACATCAACCGCCGCAAAGCCCGGGAAACTGAGTCCCAGCAGCCAATCCGCTCTTCCCGTTGTGACCACAAATGAGCTCCGGAACATCCGCCTGCGCTCCGTCTCTCGCACTGATTTGGAGGACTGCCCAGATGGAGCCTCCGATGACATCATTGAGGAGGAGCAGGGTCGTGACCTTTCCCCCACGCCCGTCACCCACGGCGGCATGCCAGGCCCCCTGGTTGCTCCCAAACCCAAACCTCCGGTTGCGATGAAGCCCCCATTACCCAAACGCCCACTCAACCTCCTCCTTAAatccccttcctcctcccctgTTGCCTCTGACTCCCCCCCTGCCTCCCCTGTCGATTACCCCCGGCCAATGCCTAACCCAAGCATTTACATGGTGATCGGTAGGAAGCCCAAGCTGAAAAAAGccctcccccacacccccaccagCCCCTGTGGAGCCCTGGACCAACCCCCTACcttccccctccaccacccccagGCTCTGTACGAACACCCCTCATTCAGCCACATCCAGTCCCTGTATGATCTCCCACCCCTACCTCTGCCCCAACCCCTCCTGGAAGACCCCACCATGGAGCCGGAGTTCAACCCAGTCTTGGAGCTCGGGCCTGAGGATGGAGGATCACTGCCCTCTCCCTGCAGCAACCCAGAGGTGGTGGACACTCAGGATAAGAGCAAGACCCTGCCCAGTAGGATGACCATATCCTGTCTGGCCGAACTGGACCGGAAGAAAACCAAG GTTCCTCCGCCGGTTCCCAAGAAACCCAACGTCCTGCTCCTTCCTTCCAATTCTACGGCTGTCCACTCGAACGGCACCACCGACAGAATGGGAACAACGACAGACAGCCCAGCCACTCTCCATTCTCCCGTCAGTGCATTCCCAACCCAGGAGCTTCCCGGGAAAGAAGACCACCAGGAAAACCACCTGGGAACGGGCACAGACGAGGACAGCTCCTTGGAGTCTTCGTTACAGTCCTCGCTTCAGGATTCGTCCCTTACAGACTTGGAGGGAAGGCTCGTCATCACAGAGACGG GGGATGAAGTGATGTTTGAGAGTGTTGCCGGCAATCTTGATGTTGGGGGCAAGACAGAACTCCACATCACAGAGGAAACGGATTACGATGTTGGGGAACACACACCTACCACGCACACGACAGAGGATCTGTTCACCAAAATACACAG GTCGAAGAGGAAAGTCCTGGGCCGCAAGGAACCTGGGGACTCGTTTGGCAGCCGCCAGAGCCTCATCTCCCCGGTGAAGCATAGCACCAGTGGTGGTGATCTCCGAACCATGACCCTGGGCTCAACCCCGCGCTCCAGCTCGCGGAACGACAACTTCATGGCCCTGCTTCAGAAGAAGGGCAACAAGTCCAGCACGGGTGGGGCCCGTGTTTCGGCCATGGAACTCCTGAAGAGCACAAACCCCCTTGCACGACGCGTCACAGAATTCTATACGTCCACAGAGGGTGGCGGGGACGCGACCGCGTGGAATGAAGGAAACAACTAG